In Pseudoalteromonas tetraodonis, the genomic window ACTCATTAGCTCAGGTAGCCTATCCACTTCAATAGACGGCATAGCGCTTTTTTTAGGCGCTTGGAATGCTTGCCTTATATTCGCTAGTGGATTGGCTTCTATAAGCCCACAGTTAACCGCATGCACCATTACTTCGTTAATACGCTGGCATAGTCTTTTTACAGTCTCTAAGCTGCCCTTTGCCTCTATGGGTCGCACTAGCTCTATTACTTGAAAGGCTTTTAATTTACTTATTGGTTCATCACCAAACGCAGGAAAGGCATGATTAGTTAACAGATTTAAAGCGGCTTGTGCTGTTTGTGGTTTTATTTCTGTTTTCTTTTTCTCAAACCACATTAAAGAAACTGCTTTAAATGTTTGTAGGTGTGTTTCTTGTGCTTGCTTTTCATCTAGCTGGCGCTGGTGGATAGGGTCTATATTTTCAAGCACTAGGGCTTTATATTTTTTATGACGTTCTCTAGCCGTTTTAAGACTTATATCAGGGTAAGAGCCAAGCCCCATATTTTTACGTTTTTTAGTAATTGGCGCTGTGTAGTTATAAAGCCAAAATTTACCACCACTGGGCTTTATTCGTAATGTTAAGCCGCCACCGTCAGTAAGGTTATATTCCTTAGCTTTTGGTTTAGCCGAGTCGACTTGCTTTGCTTTGAGGTTGTGAATAGCCATTTGTAACAACGATCCCTATGTAAAATTCCAGTTGTTACGTTTAGTGTTACAACAAATCGCGGTTGTTACAAGTTTTAAACGGTCACTAATGGTTAAACTATAGGCATAAAAAAACCCGCAAGGCTCGAATTAACTAGCGTTGCGGGTCTTTTACGGTTCTTAGCAACGTATCTAAAAACCTTTATTGGTGGAGCTGGGGGGATTTGAACCCCCGTCCGAAAAGCCTCGACCGTCGGTACTACATGTTTAGTATTGTCATTTAATTAACCTTTAAATCCCGGACAAACACGGTAGATAAAGGCGAGGCCGCTTAGTTTTAACGCTTCAACCCCGGCCAGGGTTTCCGTCGCGATCAGGTGTTAGGGTGACACTCCAAAATCCAGTCCACAAGAATACATGGAAGGAGCGCTAGCCAGCCTAAGCTGCTAGAGAGTAGTTATCGTCGTTTGCGATTACTTTAAATTGCGGCTTTTTTACGAGGCAAACCGCACCTCGACATGCACCTTGGGCTTCTTGAATTCCGTCGAATCCTAATCAGCCCCTGAATAAGGTTACTCATTCAGAGCGTGCGAGCAGTATAACTGAGTAACCCATCAATACTCAACACCTTAGGCGTTTTATTTTATTGGTTGGTTAATCCTGCATCAAACACACTTTTAAATGTAAAATATTGGATAATTAAGAAACAATTACTTAACAAGTATGATGCTTTATGCTCAAATGTAGGGCTAGACCTTGGTCTAATACAATATAAAAAAATAATAACAGGCATATTACCTAGAGGATTTATAAATGTCGGTTTTTTCTTTTGATGAGCAAACGGGGCATATCTCTTTGCTCTCCCACCCTAATGTCTCAGGTTTAGCCTCAACAGCAACACAGCTTATTGAATTAATTAGTCAGTCAGAATAT contains:
- a CDS encoding integrase domain-containing protein, which produces MAIHNLKAKQVDSAKPKAKEYNLTDGGGLTLRIKPSGGKFWLYNYTAPITKKRKNMGLGSYPDISLKTARERHKKYKALVLENIDPIHQRQLDEKQAQETHLQTFKAVSLMWFEKKKTEIKPQTAQAALNLLTNHAFPAFGDEPISKLKAFQVIELVRPIEAKGSLETVKRLCQRINEVMVHAVNCGLIEANPLANIRQAFQAPKKSAMPSIEVDRLPELMSALNRASIKLTTRCLIEWQLHTMTRPNEAATTKWQDIDLNTGVWVIPAEQMKKGKEQRIPLTPQALALLELMKPISAHREYVFPADRDPRSHANVQTANAAIKRMGFKGELVAHGLRSLASTTLNAQGFDPDVIEAALAHVDTNEVRRAYNRTDYFERRKTMMCWWSEYIENAASGSSSLAGLSYLKVLK